The genomic stretch TTACGTTTTATCTAAAGAAGAAGGTGGACGTCACACTCCATTCTTCGCTAACTACCGTCCACAATTCTATTTCCGTACAACTGACGTAACTGGAATCATCCAATTACCAGAAGGCGTTGAAATGGTTATGCCTGGTGACAACATCGAAATGACTGTTGAGTTAATCAACGCAATCGCTGTTGAAGAAGGTACTAAGTTCTCTATCCGTGAGGGTGGACGTACTGTAGGTGCTGGTGTAGTTGCTACAATCGTTGAATAATTAAACTTAAAAGCTTAGAAGATTTATTCTTCTAAGTTTTTTTTTATGTAAATTGGAAATATTTTTATTATAATAGAAAACCGATTCTTGCTTGATTTTAATAAACGAAGATAATATAATAACTAAGTACTAAAGACGGCAAAACATTAATTTATTTAAACTTATAACAAATGCTTGCAATAGCATTATTTTTTATGTATAATAGATGATGTTGGTCTTTGACTGCGTAGAAATGGAAGGTTGCTGATACACCCGGCCGCTTTGCCATGGCGAGTGTAAGGAAATTTCCATGGAGTATGTCTATTACTTAAATAGGCGAAAAAGGAGGGAAAATTATGGCAAAAGAAAAAATTCGTATTCGTTTAAAAGCTTATGATCACCGTATTTTAGATCAATCTGCAGAGAAAATCGTTGAAACAGCGAAACGTTCTGGTGCTTCTGTATCTGGTCCGATTCCATTACCAACTGAGAAATCAGTTTACACGATCCTTCGTGCGGTTCATAAATACAAAGATTCTCGTGAGCAATTCGAAATGCGCACACACAAACGTTTAATCGATATCGTGAATCCAACTCCACAAACAGTTGATTCATTAATGAGACTAGATTTACCATCTGGCGTTGATATTGAAATCAAACTTTAATAACATTATATATAAATTCAGGAGGTGTGACTTATGACTAAAGGAATCTTAGGGAAAAAGATCGGTATGACACAAGTATTTGCTGAAAACGGTGAGTTAATTCCAGTAACTGTAATCGAAGCTACTCCAAACGTGGTTTTACAAAAGAAAACTACTGAAACTGACGGTTATGAAGCAATCCAAATCGGATTTGCTGACAAACGTGAGAAATTAGCTAACAAACCAGAAAAAGGACACTCTGCTAAAGCAAACACTGCACCTAAGCGCTTCGTTCGTGAACTTCGCAATGCTGACGTAACAGCTTATGAAGTTGGTCAAGAAGTCAAAGTAGATATTTTTGCAAATGGTGACATCGTTGATGTAACTGGTACTTCAAAAGGTAAAGGATTCCAAGGTAGCATTAAGCGCCACAACCAATCTCGTGGACCAATGTCTCACGGTTCTCGTTACCACCGTCGTCCAGGTTCAATGGGTCCTGTTGCTCCGAACCGTGTATTCAAAAACAAAGCTTTACCTGGTCAAATGGGTGGAGAAAAAGTAACTGTACAAA from Arthrobacter citreus encodes the following:
- the rpsJ gene encoding 30S ribosomal protein S10; amino-acid sequence: MAKEKIRIRLKAYDHRILDQSAEKIVETAKRSGASVSGPIPLPTEKSVYTILRAVHKYKDSREQFEMRTHKRLIDIVNPTPQTVDSLMRLDLPSGVDIEIKL
- the rplC gene encoding 50S ribosomal protein L3; translation: MTKGILGKKIGMTQVFAENGELIPVTVIEATPNVVLQKKTTETDGYEAIQIGFADKREKLANKPEKGHSAKANTAPKRFVRELRNADVTAYEVGQEVKVDIFANGDIVDVTGTSKGKGFQGSIKRHNQSRGPMSHGSRYHRRPGSMGPVAPNRVFKNKALPGQMGGEKVTVQNLQIVKVDVERNLLLVKGNVPGSKKSYVTIRTAVKSK